One Syngnathus acus chromosome 13, fSynAcu1.2, whole genome shotgun sequence genomic window carries:
- the LOC119132146 gene encoding protein furry homolog isoform X1, with product MEVSRGSPPAVRSSEAEMGPECPPPPHEGVPTAPGSLANLDAFPPRDFRGKFKKMRHKKRPTILETSPVGNGYNKPPLPPVCSPQGEKGPTISVPISVDPESKPGEYVLKSLFSAFATVSERKIRVIMAEPLEKPLTKSLQRGEDPQFDQLISTMSSLAEYCLPSILRTLFDWYKRQNGLEEELREYRPRANAKSRNDEQQRDYLLERRDLAIDFIFSLALIEVLKQMPLHPVLDGSVNEIIALAFKHFRYKEGYHGPNTGNLHTVADLYAEVIGVLAQSKFPAVKKKFMTELKELRQKEQSPYVVQSTISLIMGLKFFRIKMYPVEDFEASFQFMQECARYFLEVKDKDIKHALAGLFVEILVPVAAAVKNEVNVPCLRNFVDSLYDTSLELSARKKHSLAFYPLVTCLLCVSQKQFFLNRWHIFLNNCLSNLKVTCRIRWAEGRSRVAIPHPVFASQSRDPKMARVALESLYRLLWVYVIRIKCESNTATQSRLNTVVGTLFPKGSRSVVPRDMPLNIFVKIIQFIAQERLDFAMKEIIFDLLCVAKPAKAFGLNPERMNIGLRAFLVVADRLQQKDGEPPMPNTGCTLPSGNTLRVKKTYLSKTLTVEEAKVIGMSQYYYPVRKAFDNILRHLDKEVGRCMMMTNAQMFNKEPEDMITGERKAKIDLFRTCVAAIPRLMPDGMSKTELIDLLSRLTIHMDDELRLIAQNSLQSLLVDFSDWRDDVLFGLAGFVLREVHDSQRGLLDASLKLLLQLLAQWKATAAAGRSYDTAKVHTAEPAQTSSNVKTAAERGPHAAVLHAVEGLALVLLCSCQLSTRRLAVAVLKEIRGLFAALGQSEDDDKPVIEVMDQLGPVIVDSFVNVVVSDAANTCAGPQADLQWLAEWNARLVSSHYDIGSPSHVWILAQSVKEPWVLCLYSLLRQEHLPKHCPAALGYAWPYAFARAQMLMPLIDPNNPANAKKTGSTSGSADNYVTLWRNYLILCFGVAKPSVMSAGHLRASTSEMAAATPESAAGCDKGIPGCPSVAWLLKQLVPLMRSESAELTEALVLGFGRTNSLAFRELVEELHPLMKEALERRPENKKRRERRDLLRLQLLRIFELLADAGVISDSTNGALERDTLALGALFLEYVDLTRTLLEGENDKDAEILKDIRIHFSAMVANLIQCVPVHYRRFLFPQQSLRHHLFILFSQWAGPFSIMFTPLERYSDRNHQITRYQYCALKAMSAVLCCGPVFDNVGLSPDGYLYKWLDNILACQDQRVHQLGCEVVILLLELNAEQVNLFNWAVDRCYTGSYRLASGCFEAIAAVCGSRNYPSDMVPLLNLVLFKASDADREMNEISMQLMQILEARLLVYSKKLAGRKPNGVLHGTHAPLPPLYSLSLPQLSGHLARMYPELTLPLFSEVSQRFPTTHPNGRQIMLTYLLPWLSNMELVDSGQPLPTSAPSSSDYDTFTRGRASARQHLSGTGWGSLQATSMVLNNLMYMTAKYGDDLPGSEMENAWNALVCNEKWSHNLRTALQFLISLCGVSSDTSLLPFIKKVVIYLCRNNTMETMQELVLELQQTDPVNPVVQHSDSPPFYRFTATSKPVAGNTPSGTTSSPNTVVAGQESFTDADERKSKDNEERLSHAMQAHHRLDSRYSNSSGGSYDEDRCEPLPPYADWLMGVLESNHPHPLPMPLNGGCWAPLVDFLPETLTPRGPLHRCNIAVIFMTEMVVDHSVREDWALHLPLLLHALFLGMDHYRPEVHEHCKHLLLHLLMALSCRRNFQAVASVLLRTRRINGAKTLTRQPAFQPEFMTSGALDFLREAQASPVPDSGLSSSSTSSSLSLGESAGNLPEISDEPAADEKTGKLIEFLTTRACGPLWCHEDISPKSHLSKSTVQLTNLLRHVVSVLKEPDSQLERQLSDVALHTALRSSSRHYAGRSFQVFRALRQPVHAHAVSDLLSRLVEVVGEHGEEVQGYVMEVLLTLESVADNLAECLKNNELVAILTRASSPDRLTTLNLMSDRKSTGQLNSRHQRSSSVPKKFGEADRWSDRWSDPPRSATLDRIQACEQQLPAGKTRSPPSSKDNVSDPADVNHPGNLLATVFWAAVSLMESDFEFEYQMSLRLLDKLLGRMSLEKREYRDRLEKLQEQLQWSSFTGLQQLLLKGFTSAATVDLTLKLFWQLTPVSRVSVVDTSQAIGFPLNVLCLLPHLVQNFDGPTLFCQEVAERIAQVCLEEKNDKLSNLAHVMTLYKTRSYTRNCFSWVNVVCRYLHEAFSDIALSLVTYMAELLEKGLPSMQQTILQIIYSLLSHMDLSGIQAKPFNMEVLRTIEKFAQTAHWREALNILKLVVSRSASLAQPSGDLSYEDISRVWERSSKALPGKTLDFHFDISETPVIGRRHDDLRASPGRDGKSRIAAVTRSTSSSSSSLGSTSNNVLVPVSWKRPQSSQKRTREKLVHVLSLCGQKVGLTKNTSVIFSSCGELDLAEHRPSPASSEDGTREADTTDDTASEQQFRVFRDFDFLDVELEDGEELLGETVDNFNWGVRRHSADSLDRSGPGGALEESQLSGSTPSLSRVLAGEDDSDDFSEEESLSAAQAASLPPSAEIQKMDSPSFCNSTPPGGKNPSFELQLPKDSKQRFFQADEDANEEDASLSISCLPPDFDDALEVTHPFYKDIHGCLPSLAEEEGDDGAPESDSSPPPSPFFSAILAAFQPAACDDAEEAWRAHLSQLASDSDGSCAVYTFHVFCCLFQSIQSKCSSLTSDAVSYLNDGLKGLGAKFLRSSQMLTTCAECPLLLIDADTVMSYGLLEKMKFSVLELQEYLDTYNSKKEATVTWLSSCKAAFLQSPDSTASAREQKQLELCQRLYKLHFQLLLLFQSYTKLVEQVYAVSSHPKLSNMSQELSDLRSHLKAAWVEDDQRACGEPSTFSTAEAAVQAILEVLKSDGFASAICYIRECRTSWPKDIFGGPSEDEIQTLLNIYFRHQTLGRTGTLALVGCKRDLSDVSAQLTQLNGEMRDVMSRTRGHRPVVAFLPDAKVSGSTL from the exons ATGGAAGTGAGCCGCGGCTCGCCACCTGCCGTCAGGAGCTCAGAGGCCGAGATGGGGCCGGAgtgtccgccgccgccgcatgaGGGAGTCCCGACGGCCCCGGGGAGCCTTGCCAATTTGGATGCCTTCCCGCCACGGGACTTTCGAGGCAAGTTCAAGAAGATGCGGCACAAGAAGAGGCCCACCATCCTTGAAA CCTCGCCCGTGGGCAATGGCTACAACAAGCCGCCCCTCCCGCCGGTCTGCAGTCCTCAAGGGGAGAAGGGCCCGACCATCTCCGTGCCCATCAGCGTGGACCCGGAGAGCAAACCGGGAGAGTACGTGCTGAAGAGCCTCTTCTCCGCCTTCGCCACCGTGTCGGAGCGCAAGATCCGCGTCATCATGGCGGAGCCGCTG gaaaagCCGTTGACAAAGTCTCTTCAGAGAGGTGAAGATCCTCAGTTTGACCAA TTGATAAGCACCATGAGCTCCTTGGCCGAGTACTGCCTTCCCTCCATCCTGCGCACGCTCTTCGACTGGTACAAACGGCAAAACGGCCTGGAGGAGGAGCTGCGCGAGTACCGGCCGAGAGCCAACGCCAAGTCCAGAAA CGATGAGCAGCAGAGGGATTATTTACTTGAAAGGAGGGATTTGGCAATCGACTTCATCTTCTCCCTCGCGCTCATAGAAGTGCTGAAGCAG ATGCCGCTGCACCCCGTACTCGACGGCTCGGTCAACGAGATCATCGCCTTAGCCTTTAAGCACTTTCGCTACAAAGAAGG ATATCACGGTCCCAACACTGGCAACTTGCACACTGTGGCCGACCTTTACGCTGAGGTCATCGGAGTACTGGCTCAGTCCAA GTTTCCCGCCGTGAAGAAGAAGTTCATGACGGAGCTGAAGGAGCTGCGGCAGAAAGAGCAGAGTCCATATGTAGTCCAGAGTACCATTAGCCTCATCATGGGGCTGAAGTTCTTTCGAATTAAGATGTACCCCGTTGAGGATTTTGAAGCTTCCTTCCAGTTCATGCAG gaaTGCGCCCGATACTTCCTGGAGGTTAAGGACAAGGACATCAAGCACGCATTGGCTGGGCTCTTTGTTGAAATTCTGGTTCCTGTTGCGGCA GCGGTGAAGAATGAGGTGAACGTTCCCTGCCTGAGGAACTTTGTGGACAGCTTGTACGACACAAGCCTGGAGCTGTCGGCCAGAAAGAAGCATTCGTTG GCTTTTTACCCGCTGGTGACCTGCCTGCTGTGCGTCAGCCAGAAGCAGTTCTTCCTCAACAGGTGGCACATCTTCCTCAACAATTGCCTCTCCAATCTCAAGGTAACGTGTCGAATACGATGGGCGGAAGGAAGGTCGCGTGTCGCCATTCCCCACCCTGTCTTTGCCTCGCAGAGTCGAGACCCCAAGATGGCTCGCGTGGCGCTGGAGTCTCTCTATCGCCTGCTGTGGGTCTACGTGATCAGGATCAAGTGCGAGAGCAACACTGCCACGCAAAG TCGCCTCAACACGGTCGTGGGCACGCTTTTCCCCAAAGGATCCCGCAGCGTGGTGCCCAGAGACATGCCTCTCAACATCTTTGTCAAAATCATCCAGTTTATCGCACAG GAAAGACTTGATTTTGCCAtgaaagaaattatttttgatcTCCTGTGTGTGGCGAAACCCGCAAAAGCCTTCGGTCTTAATCCGGag AGAATGAATATCGGTCTGAGAGCCTTCCTGGTGGTGGCCGACCGACTTCAGCAGAAGGACGGCGAGCCTCCCATGCCCAACACCGGTTGCACTTTACCTTCAGGGAACACGCTACGAGTGAAGAAGACCTACCTGAGCAAAACGCTCACGGTGGAGGAGGCCAAAGTCATCG GCATGTCGCAGTATTACTACCCCGTGCGAAAGGCCTTTGACAACATCCTGAGACACCTGGACAAGGAGGTGGGACGCTGCATGATGATGACCAACGCTCAGATGTTCAACAAAGAGCCCGAGGACATGATCAC GGGTGAAAGGAAGGCCAAGATTGATCTGTTCAGGACGTGCGTGGCAGCCATTCCTCGCTTGATGCCCGACGGGATGTCAAAGACTGAGCTCATAGACCTGCTCTCCCG ACTGACAATCCACATGGACGACGAGCTCCGACTCATCGCTCAGAACTCTTTGCAAAGTCTGTTGGTGGACTTCTCGGACTGGCGGGACGACGTGCTGTTCGGGTTGGCCGGCTTCGTGCTGCGCGAGGTCCACGACAGCCAGCGGGGGCTGTTGGACGCCTCGCTCAAGCTGCTGCTCCAGCTGCTCGCCCAGTGGAAagcgacggcggcggcggggaggAGCTACGACACGGCGAAGGTGCACACTGCCGAG CCGGCGCAGACGAGCTCCAACGTGAAGACGGCGGCCGAGCGCGGCCCCCACGCCGCTGTGTTGCACGCCGTGGAGGGTCTGGCCCTCGTGCTGCTCTGCTCCTGCCAGCTCAGCACTCGAAGGCTCGCCGTCGCCGTCCTCAAGGAGATCCGCGGCCTCTTCGCCGCGCTCGGGCAGTCTGAG GACGACGATAAACCGGTCATTGAGGTCATGGACCAGCTCGGCCCCGTCATCGTCGACAGCTTTGTCAACGTTGTCGTCTCTGATGCG GCCAACACATGCGCCGGCCCCCAGGCGGACCTCCAGTGGCTCGCCGAGTGGAACGCCCGGCTGGTCAGCAGCCACTACGACATCGGCAGCCCGTCGCACGTGTGGATCTTGGCGCAGTCGGTGAAGGAGCCGTGGGTGCTGTGTCTGTACAGCCTGCTGAGACAGGAGCACCTGCCCAAGCACTGCCCCGCCGCTCTGGGCTACGCGTGGCCCTACGCCTTCGCTCGGGCGCAGATGCTCATGCCGCTGATCGATCCCAA TAACCCGGCAAACGCAAAGAAGACGGGCAGCACCTCGGGCAGCGCGGACAACTACGTGACCCTGTGGAGGAACTACTTGATCCTTTGCTTCGGGGTGGCCAAGCCCAGCGTGATGAGCGCCGGTCACCTGAGAGCGTCGACATCCGAGATGGCCGCGGCCACGCCCGAAAGCGCCGCCGGCTGCGACAAG GGCATCCCAGGCTGCCCATCGGTGGCTTGGCTCCTCAAGCAGTTGGTTCCCCTCATGCGGTCGGAGAGCGCGGAGCTGACCGAGGCCTTAGTTCTGGGCTTTGGCCGCACCAACTCCCTGGCCTTCAG GGAACTTGTGGAGGAGCTGCATCCGCTCATGAAGGAAGCACTGGAAAGAAGACCTGAG AACAAGAAGCGGCGTGAGCGCCGGGACCTTCTGCGACTTCAACTGTTGCGCATCTTTGAGCTGCTGGCAGACGCGGGCGTCATCAGTGACAG TACAAACGGGGCTCTGGAGCGTGACACTCTGGCCCTGGGCGCCCTCTTCCTGGAGTACGTGGACCTGACGCGGACGCTCCTGGAAGGCGAGAACGACAAAGACGCCGAGATCCTCAAGGACATTCGAATTCACTTCAGCGCCATGGTGGCCAACCTCATACAGTGTGTGCCAG TGCACTACAGGCGCTTCCTGTTTCCGCAGCAGAGCCTCCGACATCATCTCTTCATCCTCTTCAGTCAGTGGGCGGGGCCCTTCAGCATCATGTTCACTCCCTTGGAGCGCTACAGTGACAGAAATCACCAGATCACGCGCTACCAATACTGCGCCTTGAAG GCCATGTCTGCCGTGTTGTGCTGCGGCCCGGTCTTCGACAACGTGGGCCTCTCCCCGGACGGCTACCTCTACAAGTGGCTGGACAACATCCTAGCCTGCCAAGACCAGCGG GTCCACCAGCTGGGATGCGAGGTGGTCATCCTGCTCCTGGAGCTCAACGCCGAGCAGGTCAACCTGTTCAACTGGGCCGTGGATCGCTGCTATACGGGCTCCTACCGGCTGGCCTCGGGTTGCTTCGAAGCCATCGCGGCCGTGTGTGGCAGCAG AAACTACCCAAGCGATATGGTGCCGCTGCTCAATCTGGTTCTCTTCAAGGCGTCCGACGCCGACAGAGAGATGAATGAGATCTCCATGCAACTGATGCAG ATTCTCGAGGCCAGGCTGCTGGTGTACTCCAAGAAGTTGGCTGGGCGGAAGCCCAACGGCGTCCTTCACGGCACTCACGCGCCGTTGCCGCCCCTCTACAGcctctccctccctcagcTCTCCGGCCACTTGGCCAGAATGTACCCCGAACTCACCCTCCCTCTTTTCTCAG AGGTTAGCCAGAGGTTCCCGACGACCCACCCCAACGGGAGACAGATCATGCTGACTTATCTCCTACCCTGGCTCAGCAACATGGAGCTGGTAGATAGCGGCCAGCCGCTCCCGACCTCCGCGCCGTCTTCCTCCGACTACGACACCTTTACGAGAGGGCGCGCCTCCGCCCGGCAACATCTGAGCGGCACCGGCTGGGGCTCCTTGCAAGCCACGTCCATGGTGCTCAACAACCTCATGTACATGACGGCCAAG TATGGAGATGATTTACCAGGATCTGAAATGGAAAATGCCTGGAATGCTTTGGTGTGCAACGAAAAGTGGAGTCACAACCTGCGAACGGCGCTGCAGTTTCTCATCAGCTTATGCGGCGTCAGCAGCGACACCTCCCTCCTGCCATTC ATCAAGAAGGTGGTGATCTACCTCTGTCGGAACAACACCATGGAAACCATGCAAGAGTTGGTTTTGGAGTTGCAGCAGACAGACCCGGTCAACCCGGTGGTGCAGCACTCCGACAGCCCGCCCTTTTATCGCTTCACGGCCACCAGCAAGCCCGTCGCAGGCAACACGCCGTCAG GAACCACATCCAGTCCCAATACCGTGGTGGCAGGACAGGAGAGCTTCACAGATGCAGATGAACGCAAGTCAAAGGACAACGAAGAGAG GCTTAGTCATGCCATGCAAGCTCACCACCGCCTGGACTCTCGCTACAGCAACAGCTCGGGAGGATCGTACGATGAAGACAGGT GTGAACCTCTTCCCCCTTATGCTGACTGGTTGATGGGCGTGCTTGAAAGCAACCATCCCCATCCTCTCCCCATGCCTCTCAACGGCGGCTGCTGGGCTCCTCTGGTGGACTTCCTGCCCGAAACCCTCACCCCGAGAGGGCCTCTACACAG GTGTAATATAGCAGTCATATTCATGACAGAGATGGTGGTGGACCACAGCGTGAGGGAAGACTGGGCCTTGCACCTCCCGTTGCTGCTGCACGCCTTATTTTTGG GCATGGACCACTACCGTCCGGAGGTACATGAGCACTGCAAgcatctcctcctccacctgctcATGGCGCTGTCCTGCCGCCGCAACTTCCAGGCCGTCGCTTCGGTGCTGCTGCGGACGCGCCGGATCAACGGAGCCAAGACCCTCACTCGCCAGCCCGCCTTTCAGCCCGAGTTCATGACATCAG GAGCTTTGGACTTTCTGAGGGAGGCTCAGGCGTCTCCCGTGCCGGACTCCGGCCTAAGTTCCTCCTCCACGTCGTCCAGTCTGAGCCTGGGGGAGAGCGCCGGCAACCTGCCCGAGATCTCGGACGAGCCGGCGGCCGACGAGAAGACCGGCAAGCTCATTGAGTTTTTAACCACCAG AGCATGCGGGCCGCTGTGGTGCCACGAAGACATCTCACCCAAGAGTCACCTTTCCAAAAGTACAGTCCAGCTGACAAACCTCTTGCGCCACGTCGTATCCGTGCTCAAAGAACCCG ACTCTCAGCTGGAGCGGCAGCTGAGCGACGTGGCCCTGCACACGGCGCTGCGCAGTTCCTCACGTCACTACGCCGGACGCTCCTTCCAAGTGTTCCGAGCGTTGCGCCAGCCAGTCCACGCGCACGCCGTCTCCGACTTGCTCTCCCGGCTGGTGGAGGTCGTCGGGGAACACGGAGAGGAGGTGCAG GGCTACGTGATGGAAGTTTTACTCACGCTGGAGTCTGTGGCGGACAACTTGGCCGAGTGCCTCAAGAATAACGAACTGGTGGCCATCTTGACCAG AGCCTCATCTCCGGATCGCCTCACCACGCTGAACCTGATGTCCGACAGGAAGAGCACAGGCCAGCTCAACAGCCGACATCAGAGGAGCTCCTCCGTGCCTAAGAAGTTCGGCGAAGCCGACAGGTGGTCGGACAGGTGGTCGGACCCGCCTCGCAGCGCCACACTGGACCGCATCCAAGCGTGCGAGCAGCAGCTGCCGGCGGGCAAAACCCGCAGCCCGCCGTCGTCCAAGGACAACGTGTCGGACCCGGCCGACGTCAACCACCCCGGCAACCTGCTGGCCACCGTCTTCTGGGCGGCCGTGTCGCTGATGGAGTCCGACTTTGAGTTTGAGTACCAGATGTCGCTGAGGCTGCTGGACAAGCTGCTGGGCCGCATGTCGCTGGAGAAGCGGGAGTACCGCGACAGGCTGGAGAAGCTGCAGGAGCAGCTGCAGTGGAGCAGCTTCACGGGGCTCCAGCAGCTGCTGCTCAAGGGCTTCACGTCGGCTGCCACCGTCGACCTCACGCTCAAGCTCTTCTGGCAGCTCACGCCCGTTTCGCGGGTGTCCGTGGTGGACACCTCGCAAGCTATCG GTTTCCCCTTGAACGTCCTCTGCCTGCTCCCGCACCTTGTGCAGAATTTCGACGGCCCCACGCTCTTCTGTCAGGAAGTGGCCGAAAGGATCGCACAG gtGTGCCTGGAGGAGAAGAACGACAAGCTCTCCAACCTGGCCCACGTCATGACGCTTTACAAGACGCGCTCGTACACCCGCAACTGCTTCTCCTGGGTCAACGTGGTGTGCAGGTACCTGCACGAGGCCTTCTCGGACATCGCGCTCAGCCTGGTCACCTACATGGCGGAG CTGCTGGAGAAAGGTCTCCCCAGTATGCAGCAGACCATTTTACAAATCATCTACAGTCTGCTGAGTCACATGGACCTGAGTGGCATTCAAGCCAAACCTTTCAACATGGAAGTGCTCAGGACCATAGAGAAATTTGCTCAG ACGGCCCACTGGAGGGAAGCGCTGAACATCCTTAAGCTGGTGGTGAGTCGCTCGGCCAGTCTGGCGCAGCCTTCCGGCGACCTCTCCTACGAGGACATCAGCCGCGTGTGGGAGCGCTCGTCCAAGGCCTTGCCTGGGAAAACGCTGGATTTCCACTTTGACATATCCGAG ACGCCAGTGATTGGTCGGCGCCACGACGACCTGCGCGCCTCCCCGGGCCGCGACGGCAAGAGTCGAATCGCGGCGGTGACCCGCAgcacctcctcctcatccagcTCTCTGGGCTCCACGTCCAACAACGTCCTGGTGCCGGTCAGCTGGAAGAGGCCTCAATCTTCCCAG AAAAGAACCAGAGAGAAACTTGTCcatgttttgtctttgtgcgGGCAGAAAGTGGGTCTCACAAAGAACACTTCG GTGATTTTCTCCAGCTGCGGCGAGCTGGACCTCGCCGAGCACCGGCCCAGCCCGGCGTCATCCGAAGACGGAACCCGAGAAGCCGACACGACGGACGACACCGCCTCGGAGCAGCAGTTTCGAGTCTTCCGGGACTTTGACTTCCTGGATGTGGAGCTCGAAGACGGAGAG GAGTTGCTG GGTGAGACGGTGGACAATTTCAACTGGGGCGTGCGCCGCCACTCGGCCGACAGCCTGGACCGGAGCGGCCCGGGCGGCGCCCTGGAGGAGAGCCAACTGTCGGGCAGCACGCCCAGCCTGAGCCGCGTCCTCGCCGGCGAGGACGACTCGGACGACTTCTCCGAGGAGGAGTCCCTCTCGGCCGCCCAG GCCGCCAGTCTCCCCCCAAGCGCGGAGATCCAAAAGATGGATTCTCCCTCCTTTTGCAACTCCACGCCACCCGGCGGCAAAAATCCCTCTTTTGAGCTCCAGCTGCCGAAGGACTCGAAACAGCGG TTCTTCCAAGCGGATGAAGACGCAAACGAGGAGGACGCGTCGCTCTCCATCAGCTGCCTCCCTCCCGACTTTGACGACGCTTTGGAAGTCACGCACCCTTTCTACAAAGACATCCACGGCTGCTTGCCCAG CCTcgcagaggaggagggagacgACGGCGCGCCGGAGTCGGACTCTTCGCCGCCCCCCTCGCCCTTCTTCTCCGCCATCCTGGCGGCGTTCCAGCCGGCGGCGTGCGACGACGCCGAGGAAGCCTGGCGCGCGCATCTGAGCCAGCTGGCGTCCGACTCGGACGGCTCCTGCGCCGTCTACACCTTCCACGTCTTCTGCTGCCTCTTCCAG AGCATCCAGAGCAAATGTAGCTCTCTGACCTCCGACGCTGTGAGTTACCTCAATGACGGCCTGAAAGGACTAGGAGCAAAGTTCCTCAGGTCCTCTCAAATGCTGACCACCTGCGCCGAGTGCCCCTTGTTGCTTATCGACGCCGACACG GTCATGTCCTACGGACTCctggagaaaatgaaattcaGCGTGCTGGAGCTGCAAGAGTATCTGGATACGTACAACAGCAAAAAGGAAGCCACTGTCACG TGGCTGAGCAGCTGTAAGGCCGCCTTTCTCCAAAGTCCCGACAGCACAGCCAGCGCACGGGAGCAAAAG CAACTGGAGCTGTGTCAGAGACTCTACAAACTCCACTTCCAACTCTTACTGCTGTTTCAGTCGTACACCAAGCTGGTTGAGCAGGTCTACGCAGTCAGCTCCCATCCCAAA CTAAGCAACATGTCCCAAGAGCTGAGCGACTTGAGGAGCCACCTCAAAGCGGCGTGGGTGGAAGATGACCAAAGAGCGTGCGGTGAGCCGTCCACCTTTAGCACGGCCGAGGCGGCTGTGCAGGCCATCCTGGAAGTTCTCAAGAGCGACGGCTTTGCCTCGGCCATTTGCTACATTCGGGAGTGCAG AACATCTTGGCCCAAAGACATCTTCGGCGGCCCCTCGGAAGACGAGATCCAGACGCTGCTCAACATTTACTTCCGCCACCAGACGCTGGGCCGCACGGGCACGTTGGCTCTGGTGGGCTGCAAGCGGGACCTGAGCGACGTCTCGGCCCAGCTGACCCAGCTCAACGGCGAGATGCGCGACGTGATGAGCCGGACGCGGGGCCACCGGCCCGTCGTCGCCTTCCTGCCCGACGCCAAGGTGTCGGGCTCCACCCTGTGA